Proteins encoded in a region of the Elizabethkingia bruuniana genome:
- the radC gene encoding RadC family protein, whose translation MKIKSLAEDDRPREKFLLKGKEALSDADLLAIIIGSGNIGESVVELGRRILRSVNNNWHQLSLLTVKDLMKYKGIGEVKAITIATALEIGRRKALQEVSKNPVISNSKDAFNILHPYLGDLHHEEFWCLFLNQSNMIIHKEKLTHGGIDQSIVDARILFSIALDHLATAIVVAHNHPSGNLKPSRQDIQITESLKNGGELLNIKLLDHLIISQDSFFSFSDEGIL comes from the coding sequence ATGAAAATAAAATCCCTTGCTGAAGATGATCGGCCCCGTGAAAAATTTTTACTGAAAGGCAAAGAGGCACTTTCGGATGCCGATTTACTGGCTATTATTATAGGATCTGGTAATATAGGGGAAAGCGTAGTAGAGCTTGGAAGAAGAATATTACGATCTGTAAACAACAATTGGCATCAGCTGAGTTTGCTAACCGTTAAAGACCTGATGAAGTATAAAGGGATAGGAGAGGTAAAAGCAATAACTATTGCAACTGCCTTGGAGATAGGAAGGAGAAAAGCCTTGCAGGAAGTTTCTAAAAATCCTGTAATCAGCAATAGCAAAGATGCTTTCAATATATTACACCCGTATTTAGGGGATTTGCATCATGAAGAATTCTGGTGTCTGTTTCTCAACCAGAGTAACATGATTATCCATAAAGAAAAACTTACCCACGGCGGTATCGACCAATCTATTGTAGATGCCAGAATATTATTTAGTATTGCTTTAGATCATCTTGCAACAGCCATTGTTGTTGCACACAATCATCCATCCGGAAATTTAAAACCAAGTCGACAGGATATACAGATTACGGAAAGTCTTAAAAATGGGGGAGAGCTTTTGAATATAAAACTTTTGGATCACCTCATTATTTCCCAGGATTCTTTTTTTAGTTTCAGCGACGAGGGTATTCTTTAA
- a CDS encoding S41 family peptidase gives MKLKIILAVTAFLIANLFYAQNNCHCSDALDKLITKIENEYPGFEQKTKDKVLYDGFKKQLFDNANNTTSENCIEILRKYTSFFRDGHIWINSSIGKKEQQINGSDFVKIDISKFQKSIKPTTKGLEGIWKSKFVETGGLIYDIGITKKNSTEYTGFITASSSKFWKPKEVKFRLFPDGKYEYYALDKSLKTGNYDVYNNSIIYFREMRAFFVKETPKAELSEEQLKMKVGELRGFGIKQLTDKTAIIKLPSFDYPYVEMIEDLINKNRSLLENSKNLIVDLRGNSGGTDTAYYTLLPYIMTGSTRSLGVEYLSTKTLIDGLSKYIESVKNREDKKEEIEMLNKDIALLKNNMGKFVNLSGKPFSINKVDISNKGPEHIAVLVDKRVGSAAENFVMATRQSKKVKIIGTVSSGGLDYAAARFFDFGCPEYQLQLPTFRSLRLPDYPVDNIGLQPDLYLDKNVEDWIQYTVDYLEH, from the coding sequence ATGAAACTGAAAATTATTCTCGCAGTTACTGCTTTCCTTATTGCAAACCTCTTTTATGCTCAAAATAATTGCCACTGCAGTGACGCCCTGGATAAATTAATCACCAAGATTGAGAATGAATATCCGGGCTTTGAGCAAAAAACAAAAGATAAAGTCCTCTATGATGGTTTCAAAAAGCAACTATTTGATAATGCAAACAATACTACATCTGAAAACTGCATAGAAATTCTAAGAAAATATACTTCTTTTTTTAGAGACGGACATATTTGGATAAACTCTTCAATTGGTAAGAAAGAACAACAAATTAACGGATCAGATTTTGTAAAAATTGATATTTCTAAATTTCAGAAATCAATAAAGCCAACAACTAAAGGTCTTGAAGGAATATGGAAAAGTAAGTTCGTCGAGACAGGAGGTCTTATTTATGATATAGGAATCACTAAGAAAAATAGTACTGAGTATACAGGATTTATTACTGCCTCAAGCTCTAAGTTTTGGAAACCTAAAGAAGTTAAATTCAGATTATTTCCTGACGGCAAATATGAATATTACGCTTTGGATAAAAGTCTGAAAACCGGGAATTATGATGTTTACAACAATAGCATTATATACTTCAGAGAAATGAGAGCTTTTTTTGTAAAAGAGACTCCGAAAGCCGAATTGTCGGAAGAGCAATTGAAAATGAAAGTGGGCGAGCTTCGCGGCTTTGGTATAAAACAGCTTACAGATAAAACAGCTATCATAAAACTGCCTTCTTTTGATTACCCCTATGTTGAAATGATAGAAGATCTTATTAATAAGAACCGTTCATTACTTGAGAATAGTAAAAATCTTATTGTTGATTTAAGAGGGAATTCAGGAGGAACCGATACTGCTTATTATACATTGTTACCCTATATTATGACCGGGTCAACCAGAAGTTTGGGAGTTGAATATTTATCGACAAAGACATTAATAGACGGATTATCCAAATATATAGAATCTGTGAAAAACAGAGAGGATAAAAAAGAGGAAATTGAGATGTTGAATAAGGATATTGCTCTTCTTAAAAATAATATGGGAAAATTTGTTAATCTTAGTGGTAAGCCTTTTTCCATAAATAAGGTTGATATTTCTAATAAAGGTCCTGAACATATAGCTGTTTTAGTAGATAAAAGGGTAGGAAGTGCTGCCGAAAACTTTGTAATGGCTACCAGACAAAGTAAGAAAGTGAAGATAATTGGTACAGTGTCTTCCGGTGGATTAGATTATGCTGCAGCCCGTTTTTTCGATTTTGGCTGTCCGGAGTATCAGTTACAACTGCCAACTTTCAGATCTTTAAGGTTACCAGATTATCCTGTCGATAATATTGGACTTCAGCCGGATCTTTATCTGGATAAAAATGTTGAAGATTGGATACAATATACAGTAGATTATTTGGAACATTAG
- a CDS encoding helix-turn-helix domain-containing protein codes for MKTSILKAIHPKLEDVIQYFIFFRSEGKEMVNYTTFPNTNLCLSIYKKNKVIVEQRSNAKYISTLEGDETYVSFLSGFHESSLHVDINAKLDEICIIFHPAALRKFTKVSYNELLSSNKVFELLFQNCDPCFLEKLFENEDNYARQYMLESLLLKSIRDISKTNRMEEALFHINNNEEIRIRELSKKLFVNESTLYRLFIDQVGQSPKTFLRTMRFRNVLDKLLDYNCNKFSELAYNYNYADQSHFIKDFKDITGETPGQLKKKTKLQQEELAWIYTEG; via the coding sequence ATGAAGACCAGCATCCTAAAAGCCATACATCCTAAATTAGAAGATGTTATACAGTATTTTATTTTCTTTAGATCTGAAGGTAAAGAGATGGTTAATTATACAACCTTCCCTAATACAAATCTTTGCTTATCCATCTACAAAAAGAATAAGGTAATTGTTGAGCAGAGGAGTAATGCAAAGTATATATCTACATTAGAGGGTGATGAAACGTATGTAAGCTTTCTTTCCGGATTTCACGAATCAAGCCTGCATGTAGATATTAATGCTAAACTTGATGAAATTTGTATTATTTTCCATCCGGCAGCACTCCGTAAGTTTACAAAAGTCTCTTATAATGAGCTGTTGAGTAGTAATAAAGTATTTGAATTGCTATTTCAAAATTGTGATCCCTGTTTTTTGGAAAAGCTGTTTGAAAATGAAGACAATTACGCGAGACAATATATGCTCGAGAGCTTGTTGCTGAAGAGTATACGTGATATTTCTAAAACCAATCGGATGGAAGAAGCATTATTTCATATAAATAACAATGAAGAGATTAGAATAAGAGAGCTCTCTAAAAAGTTATTTGTAAATGAATCTACTTTGTATCGTTTATTCATAGACCAGGTAGGACAAAGTCCTAAAACATTTTTAAGAACCATGAGATTTAGAAATGTACTGGATAAACTGCTTGACTACAATTGTAATAAATTTTCTGAGCTTGCATACAATTATAATTATGCAGATCAATCACATTTTATAAAAGATTTTAAAGACATTACCGGTGAAACCCCGGGGCAGTTGAAGAAGAAAACTAAACTTCAACAGGAAGAATTAGCCTGGATTTATACTGAAGGCTAA
- a CDS encoding murein L,D-transpeptidase catalytic domain-containing protein, translated as MKKYIFLSLLGIFAIVLASNISFSNSTVRSNNLNDRTEEIRKFASENGYSEKLAFFIDFSISSNKYRFFVIDLKSGKILEKAMVAHGSGSEKGKINGKLKFSNTDGSYCSSIGKYVVKNSYNGDFGKAYRLIGLDNTNSNAFSRAIVLHKYSKVPDNETTNPIVLSLGCPMVSPAFFSTLEKYIDSSEKNIVLYIYD; from the coding sequence ATGAAGAAATATATATTTCTTTCTCTTTTGGGCATTTTTGCTATCGTGCTGGCATCGAATATCAGCTTTAGTAATTCCACAGTCAGGAGCAATAACCTGAACGATAGAACAGAAGAGATAAGAAAATTTGCTTCAGAAAACGGCTACAGTGAAAAGTTAGCTTTCTTCATTGATTTCTCTATCTCTTCCAATAAGTACAGATTTTTTGTGATTGATTTAAAATCAGGAAAAATTCTGGAAAAAGCTATGGTCGCACATGGCTCCGGATCTGAAAAAGGAAAAATTAACGGAAAGCTTAAGTTTAGTAATACCGATGGTTCATACTGCTCTTCTATAGGGAAATATGTTGTAAAGAATAGCTATAACGGAGATTTTGGCAAAGCATACAGGCTTATTGGTCTGGACAATACAAACAGTAATGCATTTAGCCGTGCTATTGTACTGCATAAATATTCAAAAGTTCCCGATAATGAAACCACCAATCCTATTGTGCTTAGTTTGGGATGTCCGATGGTATCACCTGCTTTTTTTAGTACTTTAGAGAAATATATAGATTCTTCAGAAAAGAATATAGTTTTGTATATATACGACTAA
- a CDS encoding ABC transporter ATP-binding protein, with product MIKAKNIYKSYGSLDVLKGVNIEIPDAEIVSIVGESGAGKSTLLQILGTLDSPSNTSVNDTEILLNGKSFLEMSDKELSRFRNRNIGFVFQFHQLLPEFTALENVLLPVRISDKPNPNALEKAHELFDELKIAHRIHHKPKELSGGEAQRVAVARALINDPKIIFADEPTGNLDSKNADSLHQLFFDLRDKYNQTFVIVTHNQGLAESTDRKLVMKDGQIVDGF from the coding sequence ATGATTAAAGCGAAAAATATATATAAATCTTACGGTTCATTAGATGTATTAAAAGGAGTGAATATCGAAATTCCGGATGCAGAAATTGTCTCTATTGTAGGGGAATCTGGTGCAGGTAAATCTACTTTGTTACAAATTCTGGGGACATTGGATTCTCCATCTAATACATCTGTTAATGATACTGAGATATTACTGAATGGCAAATCTTTTCTGGAAATGTCAGATAAAGAATTATCCAGATTCCGTAACAGAAATATAGGTTTTGTATTCCAGTTTCATCAACTTCTGCCCGAATTTACAGCATTGGAAAATGTACTTTTGCCGGTAAGAATTTCGGACAAACCCAATCCGAATGCTTTAGAAAAGGCACATGAGCTTTTTGATGAGCTGAAAATTGCGCATAGAATTCATCATAAACCAAAAGAACTTTCCGGAGGAGAAGCACAACGTGTTGCTGTAGCAAGAGCGCTAATTAATGATCCGAAAATTATCTTTGCAGATGAACCTACAGGAAATCTGGATTCTAAAAATGCAGACAGCCTTCATCAGTTATTCTTTGATCTTAGAGATAAATACAATCAGACCTTCGTTATTGTAACCCACAACCAAGGACTTGCAGAAAGTACTGACCGTAAATTAGTGATGAAAGACGGCCAGATTGTGGACGGTTTCTAA
- a CDS encoding TIM-barrel domain-containing protein has translation MKRKFWGIKPTAGVLFAFASSTFLTNYVQAQQTVAAKVENVTQQQLKITDAKKINATTIEITFSNQQKALLDFYGDNIFRLFQDNSGKGMRDPEAKPEAKILVSNPRKAVTKLNIAQDNNQLSITTDKVQVVFDKNTSLFKLINLQTKAVVVEEVEPLSFEKNKTSLTLKENPQEYFYGGGVQNGRFSHKGKAIAIENQNSWTDGGVASPTPFYWSSKGYGMMWYTFKKGKYDFGAKEKGKVSLSHDDNYLDLFFMVNDGPVALLNDFYQLTGNPVLLPKFGFYEGHLNAYNRDYWKEDEKGILFEDGKRYKESQKENGGIKESLNGEKNNYQFSARAVVDRYKNNDMPLGWVLPNDGYGAGYGQTETLDGNIKNLKDFGDYARKNGVEIGLWTQSDLHPKEGISALLQRDIIKEVRDAGVRVLKTDVAWVGDGYSFGLNGVSDVGNIMPKYGNDARPFIISLDGWAGTQRYAGIWSGDQTGGVWEYIRFHIPTYIGSGLSGQPNITSDMDGIFGGKKPIINTRDFQWKAFTPMQLNMDGWGSNEKYPHALGETATSINRNYLKLKSELLPYSYSIAKEAVNGLPMIRAMFLEEQNAYTQGKMTQYQFMYGPNFLVAPIYQETKTDDKGNDIRNGIYLPKGQWVDYLTGEQYDGGEIINSIDSPIWKLPVFVKRGAIIPLANPNNNVSEINKNLRIYEVYPLGKTSFTEYDDDGVSEQYKAGKGASTIIESNLVKDKAVVTVFPAKGNFDGQTKDKATEFRISVTAKPGNIIAKVGNKKAKLKEVTSLAEFEAQENVYYYNEKPNFNRFSTKGTEFEKIQIVKNPQVWVKTAKADITSQKVSLELEGYKFEPKNHLKITSGALTAPKNVQITDKNLEAYTVKPTWDKVPNADYYEIDFNGLKYSTIKDTELLFEGLTAETNYTFKVRAVNKDGASDWTSFAAKTKSNPLEFAIKGISGTTSVDAQEGFEVYKLFDEEEGNMWHTKYRVKAVPFDLVVDLKSINQLDKFQLLPRNDGRNGLIKKGKVSYSMDKQTWTDAGTFEWKDDFDPKEFSFTSHPTARYVKISVEQAVGDYGTGRELYVFKVPGTESYLPGDINNDKLIDRNDLTSYTNYTGLRKGDADFEGYVSNGDVNKNNLIDAYDISVVATQLDGGVDEAKIEKVAGKLEITTPKQNYNKDEIIEVTVKGTNLKSVNALSFALPYNAQDYEFVGIQTLDTKKMENLTNDRLHSNREKVLYPTFVNLGKQEALNGSNNLFIIKFKAKKNLKFNLKPQQGILVDKDLNSVNF, from the coding sequence ATGAAGAGAAAATTCTGGGGTATTAAACCTACTGCCGGAGTATTATTTGCATTTGCTTCCTCAACATTTCTAACAAACTATGTACAGGCACAACAAACTGTTGCTGCTAAAGTAGAGAATGTTACTCAGCAACAACTGAAAATAACAGATGCAAAAAAAATTAATGCTACAACCATCGAGATTACATTCTCGAACCAACAAAAAGCTTTACTGGATTTCTACGGAGACAATATCTTCAGATTATTCCAGGATAACAGTGGAAAAGGAATGCGTGATCCAGAGGCAAAGCCTGAGGCTAAAATATTAGTCAGCAATCCAAGAAAAGCTGTAACCAAGCTTAATATTGCTCAGGATAATAACCAACTGAGTATTACAACAGATAAGGTGCAGGTAGTTTTTGATAAAAACACCTCTCTTTTTAAACTTATCAATCTGCAGACAAAAGCTGTAGTTGTTGAAGAAGTAGAACCATTAAGTTTTGAAAAAAATAAAACAAGTCTTACACTAAAGGAAAACCCACAAGAATATTTCTATGGCGGCGGCGTTCAGAACGGACGTTTTTCTCATAAAGGAAAGGCTATCGCTATTGAAAACCAGAACAGCTGGACAGATGGTGGAGTAGCTTCTCCAACACCTTTCTATTGGTCTTCTAAAGGCTATGGAATGATGTGGTATACCTTCAAGAAAGGGAAATACGATTTCGGGGCAAAGGAGAAGGGTAAAGTTTCTCTGTCTCATGATGATAACTATCTGGATTTATTCTTTATGGTAAACGATGGTCCGGTTGCTTTGCTTAACGATTTCTATCAGCTTACTGGTAATCCGGTTTTATTACCAAAGTTTGGGTTCTATGAAGGGCACCTTAATGCTTATAACAGAGATTACTGGAAAGAGGATGAAAAAGGAATTCTTTTTGAAGACGGAAAACGTTATAAAGAAAGCCAGAAAGAAAATGGCGGTATTAAAGAATCCTTGAATGGTGAAAAAAACAATTATCAGTTCTCAGCACGTGCTGTTGTAGACCGCTACAAGAATAATGATATGCCATTAGGATGGGTGCTGCCTAATGATGGCTACGGTGCCGGCTATGGACAAACAGAAACTCTGGATGGTAACATTAAGAACCTGAAGGATTTTGGAGATTACGCTCGTAAAAATGGTGTTGAAATAGGTCTGTGGACGCAATCCGATCTTCACCCTAAAGAAGGAATAAGTGCATTATTACAAAGGGATATCATTAAAGAGGTAAGAGATGCCGGAGTACGTGTTCTGAAGACGGACGTAGCATGGGTCGGAGATGGTTACTCGTTTGGACTGAATGGTGTTTCAGACGTGGGTAATATTATGCCTAAATATGGTAATGATGCCAGACCATTTATTATATCATTAGATGGTTGGGCAGGAACCCAGCGTTATGCAGGAATCTGGTCCGGAGATCAGACCGGTGGTGTTTGGGAATATATACGTTTTCATATTCCGACTTATATCGGATCCGGATTATCCGGACAGCCGAATATTACGTCTGATATGGATGGTATTTTCGGAGGAAAGAAGCCTATTATTAATACCAGAGATTTCCAGTGGAAAGCATTCACTCCAATGCAGCTGAATATGGATGGCTGGGGTTCTAATGAGAAATATCCGCATGCTTTAGGAGAAACAGCAACTTCCATTAACCGTAATTATCTGAAATTAAAGTCAGAGCTTCTTCCATATTCTTACAGTATTGCAAAAGAAGCTGTAAATGGTTTACCTATGATCAGAGCAATGTTCCTGGAAGAACAAAATGCATATACTCAGGGAAAGATGACACAGTACCAGTTTATGTACGGACCAAATTTCCTTGTAGCCCCTATTTACCAAGAAACCAAAACCGACGATAAAGGCAATGATATACGTAACGGAATTTACCTTCCAAAAGGACAATGGGTAGATTACCTTACCGGAGAGCAATATGACGGTGGAGAGATCATTAATAGCATCGATAGTCCGATTTGGAAGCTTCCGGTATTTGTAAAACGTGGAGCAATCATTCCGTTGGCTAATCCGAATAATAATGTATCAGAGATCAATAAAAATCTTCGTATTTATGAAGTATATCCTTTGGGTAAAACTTCATTTACAGAATATGATGACGATGGAGTATCCGAACAGTATAAAGCTGGTAAAGGAGCGTCAACAATTATTGAATCTAATCTGGTTAAAGATAAAGCTGTTGTAACTGTATTTCCTGCAAAAGGAAATTTTGACGGACAAACAAAAGATAAAGCGACTGAATTTAGAATCAGCGTTACTGCAAAGCCTGGAAATATTATAGCTAAAGTTGGAAATAAAAAGGCGAAACTTAAAGAAGTTACTTCATTAGCAGAGTTTGAAGCACAGGAAAATGTATACTATTACAACGAAAAGCCTAATTTCAATAGATTCTCAACCAAAGGGACTGAGTTCGAAAAGATTCAGATTGTAAAAAATCCACAGGTTTGGGTAAAAACGGCTAAAGCAGATATCACAAGTCAAAAAGTATCTTTAGAACTTGAAGGTTACAAATTCGAGCCTAAAAATCATCTGAAAATAACATCTGGAGCACTTACAGCTCCGAAAAACGTACAGATTACTGACAAAAACCTGGAAGCTTATACCGTAAAGCCTACTTGGGATAAAGTTCCGAATGCAGATTACTACGAAATAGACTTCAATGGATTGAAATATTCTACAATAAAAGATACAGAACTTCTGTTTGAAGGTCTGACTGCCGAAACAAATTATACATTCAAAGTAAGAGCGGTAAATAAAGACGGAGCTTCTGACTGGACTTCGTTTGCTGCCAAAACAAAATCTAATCCTTTAGAATTTGCTATTAAAGGAATATCCGGAACGACATCTGTAGATGCACAGGAAGGCTTTGAAGTTTATAAGTTATTCGATGAGGAAGAAGGTAATATGTGGCATACTAAATATAGAGTTAAAGCTGTTCCTTTCGATCTTGTTGTAGATCTTAAATCGATTAATCAGTTAGATAAATTCCAGTTATTGCCACGTAACGATGGACGAAACGGGCTGATTAAGAAAGGTAAAGTTTCTTACAGTATGGATAAACAAACCTGGACAGATGCCGGAACATTTGAATGGAAAGATGATTTCGATCCTAAAGAGTTTAGCTTTACATCTCATCCGACAGCAAGATATGTGAAGATTTCTGTGGAACAAGCTGTAGGCGATTATGGAACGGGCCGTGAGTTATATGTATTCAAAGTACCTGGAACAGAAAGCTATTTGCCAGGAGATATCAATAACGATAAGCTAATTGACCGAAATGACCTTACTTCTTACACCAACTATACGGGATTAAGAAAAGGAGATGCAGACTTCGAAGGTTATGTAAGTAATGGTGATGTCAATAAGAATAACCTTATCGATGCTTACGATATTTCTGTTGTTGCAACTCAATTAGATGGTGGTGTAGATGAAGCAAAGATTGAAAAGGTAGCCGGGAAATTGGAAATAACAACACCTAAGCAGAATTATAACAAAGACGAAATCATTGAAGTGACTGTAAAAGGAACTAATCTGAAATCTGTAAATGCACTAAGTTTTGCATTGCCTTATAATGCTCAGGATTATGAATTCGTTGGAATCCAGACGCTAGATACCAAGAAAATGGAGAACCTTACAAATGACAGGTTGCACTCCAACAGAGAGAAGGTATTGTATCCTACCTTTGTTAATCTAGGAAAGCAAGAAGCTCTTAATGGTAGCAATAATTTGTTCATCATTAAGTTCAAAGCGAAAAAGAACCTGAAGTTTAATCTAAAACCACAACAGGGAATCCTTGTAGATAAAGATCTGAATTCAGTAAACTTTTAA
- a CDS encoding 2-oxo acid dehydrogenase subunit E2, with amino-acid sequence MAEVITMPRLSDTMTEGKVSKWHKNVGDTVKEGDLLAEIETDKAVQDFESEINGTLLYQGVAEGGQAPVDTVLCIIGKEGEDISALIGGAPAKEEAPAQAAAEPAAAESTASAEVPAGVEIITMPRLSDTMTEGKVAKWHKNVGDAVKEGDILAEIETDKAVQDFESEFNGTLLYQGVAESGAALVDTVLAIIGPAGTDVSGLTSGKPAAKSDAAPAVSEKPVATQPKEEVVAASSTGDRVAISPLARKIASDKGIDISAVKGSGDGGRIVKKDVENYQPSAQAATAVTAAPAKAVVNFVAGEDTETPNSQVRNVIAKRLSESKFTAPHYYLMVEINMDKAIAARKEINSLPDTKVSFNDMIIKATAIALRKHPQVNSSWAGDKIIHRGNINIGVAVAIPDGLVVPVLKNTDHMSYSEISASVKDMAARAKNKGLKANEMEGSTFSISNLGMFGIETFTSIINQPNAAILSVGAIIEKPVVKDGQIVVGNTMKLSLACDHRVVDGATGAQFLQTLRTYLENPLSLLI; translated from the coding sequence ATGGCAGAAGTAATCACAATGCCGCGTCTTTCGGATACTATGACGGAAGGTAAGGTTTCAAAATGGCATAAAAATGTAGGTGATACGGTTAAAGAAGGAGATCTTCTTGCTGAAATCGAAACTGATAAAGCGGTACAGGACTTTGAATCTGAAATCAACGGAACATTACTTTATCAGGGTGTTGCTGAAGGTGGTCAAGCTCCTGTAGATACTGTTTTATGTATTATTGGTAAAGAAGGCGAAGATATTTCAGCATTAATCGGTGGCGCACCTGCAAAAGAAGAAGCTCCTGCACAGGCAGCAGCAGAGCCTGCAGCAGCTGAATCTACTGCTTCAGCAGAAGTACCTGCTGGTGTAGAAATTATCACAATGCCTCGTCTTTCTGATACAATGACAGAAGGGAAAGTTGCTAAATGGCACAAGAATGTTGGTGATGCAGTAAAAGAAGGAGATATTCTAGCAGAAATTGAAACCGACAAAGCGGTACAGGATTTCGAATCTGAATTCAACGGAACATTACTTTATCAAGGGGTAGCTGAATCTGGTGCAGCATTAGTTGACACGGTTTTAGCAATTATTGGCCCTGCAGGAACAGATGTTTCCGGATTAACTTCAGGAAAACCTGCAGCTAAATCTGATGCAGCTCCGGCGGTATCTGAAAAGCCAGTTGCAACTCAGCCAAAAGAAGAAGTTGTTGCAGCTTCATCTACAGGTGACAGAGTAGCAATTTCTCCTTTAGCACGTAAAATTGCTTCAGATAAAGGAATCGACATTTCAGCTGTAAAAGGTTCTGGTGATGGTGGTAGAATTGTAAAGAAGGATGTTGAAAATTATCAGCCTTCTGCACAGGCTGCTACAGCTGTAACAGCAGCTCCAGCTAAAGCTGTAGTTAACTTTGTAGCTGGTGAAGATACTGAAACTCCAAACTCTCAGGTTCGTAATGTGATCGCGAAAAGACTTTCTGAAAGTAAATTCACGGCACCTCACTACTACCTGATGGTGGAAATCAATATGGATAAAGCTATTGCAGCAAGAAAAGAGATCAACAGCTTGCCAGATACTAAAGTATCTTTCAACGATATGATCATTAAAGCTACTGCAATTGCTTTAAGAAAACATCCACAAGTAAACAGCTCATGGGCAGGAGATAAGATCATCCACCGTGGAAACATTAATATTGGTGTAGCTGTAGCGATTCCAGACGGATTAGTAGTTCCTGTATTGAAGAATACAGACCATATGTCTTACTCTGAAATTTCGGCTTCAGTAAAAGATATGGCTGCAAGAGCTAAAAACAAAGGTCTTAAAGCTAACGAAATGGAAGGAAGTACTTTCTCTATTTCTAACCTTGGAATGTTCGGTATCGAAACATTTACAAGTATTATCAACCAGCCAAATGCTGCTATTCTTTCAGTAGGTGCTATCATCGAGAAGCCTGTTGTTAAAGATGGTCAGATTGTAGTTGGTAATACGATGAAGCTTTCATTAGCTTGTGACCACAGAGTGGTTGATGGTGCTACAGGGGCTCAGTTCTTACAAACTTTAAGAACTTACCTTGAAAATCCATTGAGCTTATTGATATAA
- the pdhA gene encoding pyruvate dehydrogenase (acetyl-transferring) E1 component subunit alpha, translated as MKEFSKEVYLKWYEDMTMWRRFEDKCRSLYLKQKIRGFLHLYNGQEAIPAGFTHAMDLTKDSMITAYRCHIHPMAMGVDPKRIMAELCGKVTGTSHGMGGSMHIFSKEHRFYGGHGIVGGQIPLGAGIAFGDKYFKTGGVNICFFGDGAARQGSLHETFNMAMNWKLPVVFVVENNQYAMGTSVKRTSNHEDIYKLGLGYEMPCMPVDAMDPEKVAEAAFEAIERARRGEGPTFLEARTYRYRGHSMSDAEPYRTKEEVGMMKNEDPIELVKSRILENNWATESELEAIDEKSKEFVEECVEFMENSAYPDLSQVYDFVYSEPDYPFIDKLEN; from the coding sequence ATGAAAGAATTTTCTAAAGAAGTCTACCTGAAATGGTACGAGGATATGACGATGTGGAGACGCTTCGAAGATAAGTGTCGTTCTCTTTATTTGAAGCAGAAAATCAGAGGTTTCTTACACCTTTACAACGGTCAGGAGGCAATCCCTGCAGGTTTTACACATGCAATGGATTTAACCAAAGACAGTATGATTACTGCTTACAGATGTCATATCCATCCAATGGCAATGGGGGTTGATCCTAAAAGAATTATGGCGGAATTATGTGGTAAAGTTACCGGTACTTCACATGGTATGGGTGGTTCTATGCACATTTTTAGCAAAGAACACCGTTTTTACGGAGGTCACGGCATTGTAGGTGGCCAGATTCCATTAGGAGCAGGTATCGCTTTTGGAGATAAATATTTCAAAACTGGTGGTGTAAACATCTGTTTCTTCGGAGATGGTGCTGCACGTCAGGGATCTCTTCACGAGACTTTCAACATGGCAATGAACTGGAAACTTCCGGTAGTATTTGTTGTGGAGAACAACCAGTATGCAATGGGTACTTCTGTAAAAAGAACTTCAAACCACGAAGATATCTACAAATTAGGTTTAGGATATGAAATGCCTTGTATGCCTGTAGATGCAATGGATCCTGAAAAAGTTGCTGAGGCTGCTTTCGAAGCTATCGAAAGAGCAAGACGAGGAGAAGGACCAACATTCTTAGAAGCTAGAACTTACCGTTACAGAGGTCACTCTATGTCTGATGCTGAGCCATACAGAACTAAAGAAGAAGTAGGGATGATGAAGAATGAAGATCCTATCGAGTTAGTGAAGAGCAGAATTCTTGAAAACAACTGGGCTACTGAATCTGAATTAGAAGCTATCGACGAAAAGTCTAAAGAATTTGTTGAAGAGTGTGTAGAATTCATGGAAAACTCTGCATATCCAGATTTATCTCAGGTTTATGACTTTGTATACTCAGAGCCAGACTATCCATTCATTGATAAACTAGAAAACTAA